The Nostoc sp. 'Peltigera membranacea cyanobiont' N6 genome contains the following window.
GCTTTTGTCGGAGCTTCGGGGAGTGGAAAGTCAACGCTGTTCCGATTATTACTGGGGTTTGATGTCCCAGAATCTGGCACAATTTACTACGACGGACAAGATTTAGCGGGGCTAGATATTCATGCAGTGCGTCGGCAACTAGGAGTTGTGATGCAAAATAGCCGATTGACATCTGCCTCCATCTTTGAGAATATCGCCAGTGGCGCGATGATTACGATGGATGAAGCGTGGGAAGCTGCGCGGATGGCTGGTTTTGCCGAGGATATTGAATCGATGCCAATGGGAATGCACACGGTAATTAGTGAAGGAGGAACTAATATCTCTGGAGGACAACGGCAGCGATTATTGATTGCGCGATCGCTAGTATTAAAGCCTAAAATCTTGTTGTTTGATGAAGCTACCAGTGCCCTAGATAATCGCACCCAAGCGATCGTCAGTCAAAGTTTAGAGCGTTTGAAGGTAACACGCATTGCGATCGCTCACCGTCTGAGTACCATTCGCAATGCCGATCGCATCTATGTATTCGAAAATGGTCGCGTAGTTCAAGAAGGCAGTTTCAATCAACTCACCAATCAACTAGGATTGTTTGCCCAACTGATGGCGCGACAAAAGCTTTAAAAGGAAAAATAAAGGAGAAACTATTATGCCACCTACTTTTTATAAAATTGTTCAGATAAATTGCAGCCTCGTTTTTTCACTGCTGATGTTGAATGGGTGGGGTGTTTCTAGCAAAACTGCGATCGCTGGAACTATGGAACCTGCCCAACGCACAGAGGATGTGGTTGCCATTCCTGATAGTATAAAAGTCCCAAATGGTGAGCAACTTCTTTTAAAAGCATCTGCCAAGGGTTCCCAAATTTATATCTGCAAGCTGAAATCAGAATCTCCTGAGCAGTATGAGTGGACGCTTAAAGCTCCTGATGCCGTGTTGCTGAATGAGCAAGGGCAAGATTTGGGCAAACATTATGCAGGCCCAACCTGGGAAGCCAAAGATGGTAGCAAAGTTGTGGGCAAGTTGAAATCTAAGGCAGATGCACCACAAGAAGATGCCATTCCCTGGCTATTATTAGAGGCACAATCTCATCAAGGAAATGGTATTTTCCGCCAAGTCAATTGGATTCAACGAATTAATACAGTTGGTGGAAAAGCTCCTGTTAAAGGGTGTGACAAATCATCTCAAAACCAAGAAATTCCCGTGAATTATACGGCTGATTATCTATTTTATAATATTAAGCAATAAATATTAATAAACAAGGGGCATAAGCCCCTTGTTGAGATGTTTTGATAATAATTGTTCATCGCTCTCCGGGTTATTGTGGTAGCTTCCCGGCTAGTTTCTTTTCTTGATTGAGAACAGAATTTGCATAGATTGCAAGTTGCGATCGGTTTTTGAGATTGAGGCGGCTTAAAATACTTGTCACATGAGTTTTTACCGTTCCTTCGGTAATATAAAGTTGTTGGGCAATTTCGCGGTTCGTTGCGCCAACACCAATCAAAGATAAAACCTCTTGTTCTCGTGCGGTAATTTCTGATGGCTTTGATGAGGCAGAATTTTGGCTACCTGAACCTGCTTCCGTAACTAATAATTTATCAAATAACCCCGGGCCAAATTGAGTATAGCCAGAATGACCAAAACGAATTGCATCTGCTAGCTCACTTGAAGGCATATCTTTGAGCAAATATCCTTTTGCACCTGCACGCATTGCCCCTGTTAAATAAGAATCATCATCAAATGTACTCAAGACGAGAACTTTAATATTAGGAAAGTTTTGCGTAATCAATTTTGTTGCAGTTCGTCCATCCATTTCCGGCATCCGAATATCCATTAGCACCACATCGGGCTGAAGTTCTGCAACAAGCTCTAAAGCAACTTTACCATTCTCAGCATCACCGACTACTTCCAAATCAGGTTCCTGTTCTAGCATTGCTTTCAGTCCCTGACGAATAAGGCTCTGATCGTCAACGATTAACAGGCGAATAGGAGAGGATTTATCATTTTTCATGGTAACTATCTCTTGCTGGTTTTGATGAACGATCGCATAGATATCTCCAAAAATTAATGATGCATTACCTGAAACCCTTGCAGAAACGTTACAAGATGTAACGTCTTTCATTCATCCTTCAATGCTTAGTCTCTAGGAAAGTTAGCAACAATTCGACAACCAGCGCCCGGTTTACTGACAATTTCTAACTGTGCGTTTACTTTAGCCATTCGTTCTCGCATTCCTTGGAGTCCGTAACCTGCTACGGCGCGATCGCATTCAAAGCCTTTGCCGTTATCTTGGAGTATCAACGATAGCCCCGCCGCCGTTGTTTGAATTTTGATTTGCACAGCTGTAGCATTAGCGTGTTTATAAATATTGGTTAGCCCTTCCTGGATAATGCGATACACAACATGATTTACTGAGTCGGATAGCGGTTGTGATAAATCAATTTTGCAGTATGGTAAGACATCGGTGAGGTGATAGAATTCTTCTGCAAGTTTAGCGATCGCACCTTCGAGCAATTGTCCGTGGAGTGGATCTGAGCGAATTGCCGAAACTGATTCCCGCACATCTTGCAGAGCTTCAGAACCCAATTTTTTCGCTTCTAATAAAAACGATCGCGCCCGATTAGGATCGGTTTGCCACAGAGTTAGTGCTGTTTCCATTTGCACATTTAGCGCTACCAGTGAATGTCCTAGCGAGTCGTGGATATCACGTGCAATCCGATTTCGTTCTTCTAGCGCTACCATTTCCTCAATGCGTTGATTCAGCGCTTTCTGCTGTTCGAGCGATCGCCTCAATTCTGCTTCTGTCTCCTGTAAGCGGCAATTTTGCTCCTGGAGTTGCAGTTGTAAGCGGCAAAGTTTGAGTTGATGCTCCATCCGCGCAACTACCTCTTCAATCTGAAAAGGTTTGTTAATAAAATCAACGCCTCCAACCGCAAAGGCTTTCACTTTATCAAATGCCTCATTCAAAGCACTAATAAATATGACGGGAATTTTTTGTGTTTGAAGATTAGACTTGAGGTGCCGACATACTTCATAGCCGTTCATTCCGGGCATAGTAATATCAAGCAAAATCAAATCTGGAGGTTGAGCTTGTATGCCAATCAATGCCATAGAACCATTGGTAACACTCCTAACCTCGTATCCTTGCTCGGTAAGCATTGCTGATAGAAGGCGAAGATTATCTAGGGTGTCATCAACGATCAGAATATCTCCCTTGGCTGATTGGCTTAATTCCATACTTCTCAAAGGGCTAAGAGAGTTGTTGATTATCAAGCTGGTGATAATGTATTGTACAGAAATTGTGGATTATAAGTGATGCTAAATTTCATCTGTGTAACAAATCTATTGATGATATTTGTTATTTCAAAAGCGCTGCTAGATTTACATTTATTTATATATAGGAATCATATTTGATTTTTGAACAAAACTAGGTATTGTAGGGTGTGTTAGAACGCAGTTCGTAACGCACCAAACCCTTGATGATGGTGCGTTACGCTGTCGCTAACACACCCTACGTATCTTTTCAGAAATCAAATACTAGTCCTATAGTTGGCTTGATATCCGTCTACCTACTTAAGTTATTTTTGTTGGCAGTAATCAAAAATAAATTGAGTACGTAAAACTTTTTTATTTTAATTGCTTTAAATAATTCTTTCACAATTATAAATCAAGTTACAACCTTCTTTTTATCTGTTTTTTAGCTTGATTGTCCAAAATTAGCTCAGTAGAACCCAGCTACGCCTAGTGTCTGCTAAAGCAAAAAGACTTAGGAGATTCTGAAGTTGTTAAGAGAGTGATAAATTCCAACTCTCACATAATTAAGTTGTGTATTTTTTGTCAATATTACCCAAGAGGGTAATATCATCTGAGACAGTTAATCTTCTATAATTATCCAAATAAAATTCACAAAAATTAAGAAGCTTCTGTGTAAATATTCGTACCCCAACATTGTTATTTAATTTCAGGAGTTTGGATATGCATCCTCTCACCCTTCAAGTTTCAAAGCTGACTAAAAATGTGCAGTTGCGCCACATTCTTGTAGTGCCGTTTATACTGCAAATTTCCTTAGCCGTGGGGCTTACTGGGTGGCTATCAATACACAATGGGCAACGGGCAGTTAATGAAGTTGCAATCCAACTCCGAAATGAAATCACGGCTCGAATTCAGCAGTATCTGCAAATATATGTTGAAACGCCTCATAAAATAAATGAACTCAATGCTAATGCCGTTCAACTAGGTGAAGTTAATATCCAAAATTTATCAACATTAGAGCAACACCTTTGGTATCAATTGAAGACCTTTGACACGGTGACAGCAGTTTACCTTGCGTCAGAATATGGCGAACATGTTGCAGTTCAAAGGGCGGATGATGGACAGTTTCAGGTGAAACTTTCAGGCAAGTTTACTGGGAATGAAATTCGGATTTATGCCGCAGATCGACCGGGACATTACACTCAACTTTTAAGATCGAAGCCTAATTACGATCCGCGAACTCGTCCCTGGTATGAATCGGCAGTTAAGTCTAAGAAGGCTAATTGGGGTGGAATTTATAGACTGTTTGCCACACCCAAAT
Protein-coding sequences here:
- a CDS encoding DUF3455 domain-containing protein, which encodes MPPTFYKIVQINCSLVFSLLMLNGWGVSSKTAIAGTMEPAQRTEDVVAIPDSIKVPNGEQLLLKASAKGSQIYICKLKSESPEQYEWTLKAPDAVLLNEQGQDLGKHYAGPTWEAKDGSKVVGKLKSKADAPQEDAIPWLLLEAQSHQGNGIFRQVNWIQRINTVGGKAPVKGCDKSSQNQEIPVNYTADYLFYNIKQ
- a CDS encoding response regulator transcription factor, which produces MKNDKSSPIRLLIVDDQSLIRQGLKAMLEQEPDLEVVGDAENGKVALELVAELQPDVVLMDIRMPEMDGRTATKLITQNFPNIKVLVLSTFDDDSYLTGAMRAGAKGYLLKDMPSSELADAIRFGHSGYTQFGPGLFDKLLVTEAGSGSQNSASSKPSEITAREQEVLSLIGVGATNREIAQQLYITEGTVKTHVTSILSRLNLKNRSQLAIYANSVLNQEKKLAGKLPQ
- a CDS encoding ATP-binding response regulator, encoding MELSQSAKGDILIVDDTLDNLRLLSAMLTEQGYEVRSVTNGSMALIGIQAQPPDLILLDITMPGMNGYEVCRHLKSNLQTQKIPVIFISALNEAFDKVKAFAVGGVDFINKPFQIEEVVARMEHQLKLCRLQLQLQEQNCRLQETEAELRRSLEQQKALNQRIEEMVALEERNRIARDIHDSLGHSLVALNVQMETALTLWQTDPNRARSFLLEAKKLGSEALQDVRESVSAIRSDPLHGQLLEGAIAKLAEEFYHLTDVLPYCKIDLSQPLSDSVNHVVYRIIQEGLTNIYKHANATAVQIKIQTTAAGLSLILQDNGKGFECDRAVAGYGLQGMRERMAKVNAQLEIVSKPGAGCRIVANFPRD